TCGGAACCGTGCTGCTCGGCGGCGGAGCCCTCACGACGGGGATCCTCACCGCGGCGGTCGCCGTCGGCACCTTCGTCTCCAGCCTGTTCTCTGGACGTGTGGTGCACTACCGCTGGCACGGCATCGGCATCGCGCGGGCCGTGCAGGCATACGGTGCGGCCATCGCGCTGTTCGGCGCGATCCTGCTGACAGGGGTGTTCCTGCCCCCGGCATCCGAGCAGGTGCCGCACATGCTGCTGATCGCTCTCGCCTGTCTTGCACTGGCGCTGTCGGGGGCGGCCGACAATGTCAGCTCCATCTACCGCAACACGATGATGCAGGCTGCCGTGCCCGACGCGATGCGCGGGCGACTGCAGGGGATCTTCATCATCGTCGTCGCCGGCGGCCCCCGCGTGGGCGCCCTGTACGTCGGTGCCCTCGCTACGGTGACAAGCCTGTGGTTCCCGCCGCTGCTGGGCGGGTTCCTGGTGATCGGCATCGCCGCGACTCTCGCACGACTGAGCCCGCGTTTCCGCGCCTACGACGCGCTGAGCCCCGAGGCCTGACGCTCAGCGCGCACGGCCCCGGGGCTCGAGAGTCTCAGTATGCGCGAGCTCAGACCTGCAGCGCACCCTGCAGGTCGAGGCCGATCGTGATGTCCTTGCCGACCAGCACGCCACCGGTCTCGAGAGCAGCGTTCCAGGTGAGCCCGAAGTCCTCGCGGTTGATGACGGTCTTCGCCGACGCGCCCGCCTTGTAGTTGCCGTACGGGTCGGTGCCGAAGCCGCCGAAGTCCAGCTCGAAGCTGACCGGCTTGGTGATGCCGCGGATCGTCAGATCGCCGTCGACGAAGAAGTCGCCGTCTTCGACGCGTGTTCCGGTGGAGACGAACTCCATGGTGGGGTGGTTCTCGACGTCGAAGAAGTCTGCTGAACGCAGGTGCGCGTCACGGCCCTCGTCGTTGGTGTCGACGGATGCCACGTCGACCTTCGCCTCGACCTTGGCCTCGAGCGGGTTCTCCGGAGCGATCAGCGTGGCCTCCTTCACCCCGAAGCTGCCGCGCACCTTCGAGATCATCATGTGCCGGACGCTGAAGGTGACCTCGCTGTGCGCGGGGTCCAGGGTCCAGGTTCCAGGACGGTAACCGGGGATCTCGATCGACATATGTGGTTCTCCTTGACGTCGTCTGCAGTGTCGTGGGCGCCGGCCGTCGAGCGGGCGCCACACGAAGAGACAACTTACATTCGAACGCATACATTCCCACTCACGGCGTTCTCACAGAAAACCCGCCCGCGCGGCGTGAGGAACGCGGCGCGGACGGGTTTCGGATGCCGGGATTCAGCCCACGGCCACCAGATCGATGATGAAGATCAGAGTCTTGCCGGAGAGGAAGTGACCGGCGCCTGCCGAACCGTACGCCAGGTGCGGCGGAATGGTCAGCTCTCGGCGCCCGCCGACCTTCATGCCGGGGATGCCCTCCTGCCAGCCCTGGATCAGGCCGCGAAGCGGGAACTGAATGGTCTCGCCCCGGCTCCAGGACGAGTCGAACTCCTCACCGGTGTCGTACTCGACGCCGGCGTAGTGCACGGTGACGGTGTCGCCGGGCTTCGCCTCATCGCCGTCGCCGACGATGATGTCGCGGATGACGAGTTCGGCGGGGGCGGGTCCGGTGGGAGCGTCGAACTCGGGCTTTGTGCGATCAGTCATGACTCCATCAAACCCGAGGGCCGCACGAGGGTCAACGCCACGAATCCGCTGAGCGCGAACGTGCCGACCGTTCGGCGGAGCCGGGCCGGCCCGGCAGAGACTCTTGACTTCCGCGCCGTCTCGGAGCACCCTGTCATTAGGTCAACTCAGCGCCCGGGAGACTCGCAGGCATCGCCGCAGCACCGGGCGCTGAGTCTGTCCTGGACGCTGCGAGTGTCCCACCAGCGGGTGGGCTCAGTATGCGAGCAGCTGCGCCCGCGTCGCCCTGGTTCTCGCGAGCAGCGCTTGTTCGTCGGCGGCTGCATACGCGTCGTGCCCGGTGATCGCGCGCTGACGGACGGCGGCGAGTGCGGTCGCGTCTCTGATGAAAGACCTCATCAGAGCTCGCCGGTCGCCCCGCAGACCCGCCGCCCACTGCATCCCCGCCTTCCGGCCCGCAGGAGTCGCCAGCATCACCACCTCCTCGGCGGTGAACCAGCCGGCGTCGGCGTAGTCTCCGAGCCGGCGCCGTGTCAGCCGTGCCTCGGCACGGCGCAGCGCGACGATGACGAAGATGAAACCGAGGAAGAGCGGGATCTGCGTGGTCAGATACAGCACGATGAAGTCGCCCAGCAACGAGGATCCGTTCCAGAACGCGTGCAGCAGCACAGCTCCGAGCAGCCCGAGCGCGCCGGCGCCGAGCGCACCCGATGCGCCGGCTCCACGACGAGCGGCCAGGCCGATGGCGAACCCGGTCAGAGCGGTGAACATGGCGTGCGCGAACGGCGAGACCAGACCGCGCAGGATGAAGGTGAGCGTCAGATCACCCGCGCCGCCGGTGATCAGGCTGACGCCGAAGTATTGGATGTTCTCGGTGAACGCGAATCCCGCACCGACCAGCGCGCCGTACACGATGCCGTCCACCGGCCCATCGAAGGCACGACGGCCGATCACGAGGATCAGGAACACCCCGAGGCCTTTGGCGACCTCCTCGACGATGGGTGCCTGGACGACGGCGGTGAAGATCCCGTCGGGGCGGCCGACGGCCACGTTCAGCAACAGGTCGAACAGCAACGCCATGCCGGCGGCCGCCACCCCGCCCCACGCCACTGCGAAGATCACGAGACTCTTCGGCTCGGGCTCCCACCTGTCGATCAGGTGCACACCGAAGAGGACGATCCCCAGCGGCACGAGCGCGAGGACGAGTCCCACCGCCGATGCGCCGGTGCCGAGGAACACCGCGAAGTAGGCGATCAGCGCGAGCATCGCGAAGCCGAGCACTCCGAACACCCAGATGGACACCCCTCGGCCCCGGCGCACCGGCATCGGTAGTGCGGGCATACCTGCAGCCGGGGATGGCGACAGCGGCGCCGGAGGCGCCACCTGAGAAGCCGATCGACCGGCGACCCGCAGGTACGGCTCCTCTAGTGCGGGCTGCGCCGGACGGGGCGCCTGCCCGTACCCGGGCTGAGGAGGCCGACCGTACAGCGGCCGTGGTGGCTGCCCGTAAACCGGCTGGCCTTCCCGGCCGTACGCCGGCTGGCCCTCCACGGATGCCGACGACGCGTCAGCCGGCCCGCCGGTCGTCGGCGGCCGCGCCGGGGACTCCCTCCAAAGCTCATGCTGAAAGCCTAGAGGGAGCCTCCGCCATGGCACGCATCCCGGCCGGTAGCGTAGAGGCATGCGGTTTGCCCATCTGAGCGCTCGCGACTCCGAGTCGCCCCTCCTCGCCGTCATCGACGGTGCGGAGGCGATCCTCGTCAGCGATCTCCTCTCCCCCGGTCCGAAGACGCTCCAGGAGCTGATCCTGGGCGGTGACGAGATGCTGGAGCGCCTGCGCGTCGCGCTCGCAGACGGCGCCGCTCCCCGGCATCCGCTCGACGGCTTCGCCTTCGACTCTGCCGTCATCGATCCGCCCGCGATCCTGGCTGTGGGGCTGAACTACTCCGCGCACTCCAGCGAGCTCGGGCTGAAGACCGACAAGGCCCCGACCGTGTTCACGCTGTGGCCCAATTCGCTCATCGGTCATGAGCAGACCATCTCCTGGCCACGTTCGTTGAGCGAGTCGGTCGACTATGAGGCCGAGCTGGGCGTGATCATCGGCAAGCCCGCCAAGGACGTCTCCGAAGAAGACGCGCTGAGCACCGTGTGGGGATACACGGTGGTCAACGACGTGACGGCCCGTGACATCCAGTTCGCGGAGGCGCAGTGGTCGCGCTGCAAGTCCTTCGACGGGTTCACGCCCACCGGACCGGTCGTGGTGACCGCCGACGAGATCCCCGACCCCCAGGCGCTGCACATCTGGACCGTCGTCGACGGCCACACCGTGCAGGATGCGACCACCGGTCAGATGGTCCGGACCGTCGCGACCCTGATCGCACACCTCTCCACCTCGGTGACGCTGCTGCCTGGCACCCTGATCTCCACCGGCAGCCCGGGCGGTGCCGGCTATTCGCGCGACCCGCAGATCTTCCTGCGCGACCGCTCCACGGTCACCGTCGGGATCGACGGGATCGGCGAGCTCACCGCGCATTGTCGCATCCTCGACTGATCCCGCCGAGACCCCTCACCAGCGTCGAGACCCCTCCTGAATCGCGCGATTCAGGAGGGGTCTCGACAACCAGGAGGGGTCTCGGCGGACCGGTACTGAGGGTCAGCTCTGCGGAAGGTCCTCCGCGGCGATCACCGGGATCGCCGAGGTGACGGTCTCCAGGCCTGACAGGCGCGCCGGCGAGATCTGCTTCATGACCTCTTCGCGTGACATCAGACCGGCCTCCACGACCAGATCGGCGATATTGCGGTTGGTCAGCAGTGCGGTCTTGGCCAGCGCAGCGGATGCCGCGTAGCCGATGAACGGCGTCAGCGCGGTGACCACTCCCACCGACGCGCCAACCATCGCGCCGAGGCGCTCACGGTTGGCGGTGATGCCGTCGACGCAATTCACGCGCAACGTCCACATGGCCTGGCGCATCCAGGTGATGGACTGGAAGATCGAGTGCGCGATCACCGGCTCGAAAGCATTCAGCTGCAGCTGTCCCGCCTCCACGGCCATCGTCACCGTGACATCCGAGCCCGCGACCGCGAAGGCCACCTGGTTCACGGCCTCGGGGATCACCGGGTTGACCTTGCCCGGCATGATGCTGGACCCGGCCTGCATGGCCGGCAGGTTGATCTCGCCGAGACCGGCCTGCGGGCCGGAGGAGAGCAGGCGCAGATCGTTGCAGATCTTGGAGAGCTTGATGGCGTTGCGCTTGAGCGAGGACGAGAAGGACATGAAGGCGCCGGTGTCGCTGGTGGCCTCCACCAGGTCGGTCGCCGTGCTCAGATCCAGCCCGCTGATCTCACGCAGATGACGCAGCACAGTGGGCGCATAGCCGGCGTGGGTGGTGATGCCGGTGCCGATGGCCGTCGCGCCCATGTTGATCTCGGTGAGCAGCGAGGCGTTCTCGGTGAGGCGCTTGTGGTCTTCGCCGAGAGTGGTCGCGAAGCCGTGGAACTCCTGACCGAGCGTCATCGGCACGGCATCCTGCAGCTGGGTGCGGCCGACCTTGAGCACGTCGTGGAACTCACCCGCCTTGCCCAGGAACGACTTTCGCAGCAGGTCGAGTTCGTCCAGGAGTGAGAGGAGGTTGAGCGAGAGCCCGATCTTCACCGCGGTGGGATACACATCGTTGGTGGACTGACTGCGATTGGTGTGATCGATCGGCGAGAGGAACGCATAGTCGCCCTTCTCATGACCCGCCATCTCGAGTGCGATGTTGGTGATGACCTCGTTCGCGTTCATGTTGGTCGAGGTTCCGGCGCCGCCCTGGATGACGCCGACGATGAACTGGTCGTGGAACTCTCCGTCGATGACCCGTTGGGCCGCCGCATCGATGAGGTCGGCGCGCTCGGCATCGAGGACGCCGATCTCCTTGTTCGCACGAGCGGATGCCTGCTTGACCATCGCCAGCCCGCGGATCAGGTCGGGATAGACGGCGATCGCACGCTTGGTGATCGGGAAGTTCTGCTCGGCCCGCAGCGTGTGCACGCCGTAGTAGGCGTCCGTGGGGATCTGGAGGCTTCCGATCGAGTCGGTCTCAGTACGGGTCGGGGCGGGCGCGTCAGCAGCCATGTCACTTCCTTGTGGGTGGTGGCGGGTAGGTTGCGGGGGATGCTGCCAGTCTACGCCCGAGGGCGTGATGGCTTGCGTGAGAACGCCTCGAGCCGCTCCTGCGGGGAGAGCGCGGCCATCCGCCGCACCCACTCCTCGTCGAAGTAATCTCCGGTGGGGGCATCGGCCACGGGGACGACGGTGTGCGTGATCACGTCGGGCCGCACGTGCACGAGCTGGAACGCCTGCGCCGCATCCATCCCGTTCACCTCGACCGCAGGTCGTGCGAGGTTCATCGTGTAGCACGTCGACGATGCCACGCTCACCGGCACATCGGCGAACATCCCGGAGCAGGAGTAGTGCAGGTGGCCGGCGAGGATCCCGCGCACATCGGTGCCGCGGATGGCCTGCGCGAGTTCGTCCTGGTGGCGGAGTTCGAGGATGTCGAACAACGGCAGATGCGCGGGCAGCGGAGGATGGTGCATCGCCAGCAGCGTTCCATGCGGTGCAGGATCGGCCAGCACCCCCGCGAGCCAGTCCAGCTGCTCGCCGTCCAGGTCGCCGTGGTGCCAGCCGGGCACGCTGGTGTCCAGCGCGATCAGGCGCAGTCCGTTCAGATCCCACACGCCGGTGACCGGCTCCTGCGTGGCGGCGGCTCCCAGCAGCTCGACGCGCAGCTCCGGCCGCTCGTCATGGTTTCCCGCCACCCACACGATCGGGCTGCCGAGGTCCGCCGCGACCGGCTCGAGAATCGCCCGCAGCCGTCGGTACGCATCCGGCTCGCCGAGATCGGCGAGGTCGCCGGTGACTACGATCGCATCCGGATGCGGGTGCACGCGGCGCACCGCCTCCAGCGTGCGCTTGAGATTGCCCTCGCTGTCCGAGCCGCCGGCGTGCATCGCACCATCGGCGAGGAAGTGCGGATCGCTCAGATGGATGATCGTGTGCGACGCCTGCGGGTGGCGCCCGAACACCGGCATGTCGATCATGCGCTCAGCCTAGGACCGGATGCCGACATCTGGTCGTGGCGACGCTCTCAGTGGCCGATGACGATCATCAGGATGCCGCCGGCGACGGCTACGGCGCACACCGCGAAACATGCGATCGCGGCGACGAAGGCGAGCTGTCTCTGCCCCTCGGTCAGCGGGTTCTTGCGGGCTGCTTTCGCCGCCTGCTTCTCGGCGCGCTTGATCTCCTTCTCCGAGAGTACGGTGATCGCGTCGGTGAACTCGGCCGGCGTGACGACGGGGATCCGCCCCGCCCGCACCAGCATCCGCAGCCCCAAGGCGTAGAAGAGCACGATCACGGCGGCGCCGACCAGGGCGGCGGCGAACACGCTCAGGAACGCCTGCCAGTCGATCTCGAGGCTCATCGGACCTCCTCCTCGTCGTCGATCGCGATGTCCCACTCGGCGAGCTTGGCGCGAGCACGCCGGCTGGCGCTGAGCGTCTCCCACTCCTGGGCTGCCTTCTCGGCCTCGGCGAACTTCTTGGCCGCGCGCTCAGCGGCCTTCCGTGCCGCCTTGATCTCGCTGGGCGTTCCGCCTGCCTTCTTGAGCTTCTTCGCCTTCCGGGCCGCCTTCTCGGCCTCATCGGCCTTGCGCTCGGCGCGCTCGAGCGCCCGCATCAGCTCCATGCGCGTGGTGCGACGCGTGGGGCCGGGCACCTCGGGCAGGTCGACGACGTGACCGGACTCGGCGACATCGCTCATCGCGTTGGAGGCGTTGACGGCGTTCTTGCGCGAGCGCAGGAACAGCCCCACGATCACTGCCAACGCGATCACCGCGTCCACGGCCACGCCCCAGCCGTGCAGCCACACCACGATCAGTGCGGCGACCGCACCGACCGCACCGGCTGCAGGCAGGGTCAGCAGCCAGCCCACAGCGATCCGACCCGCGGTGCGCCAGCGCACCACCGAGCCGCGACGCCCCAGGCCGGAGCCGATCACCGAGCCGGAGGCGACCTGTGTGGTCGACAGCGCGAAGCCGAAGGCGCTGGAGGCGAGGATGGTGGCCGCGGTGGAGCTCTCGGCGGCGAACCCCTGTGCGGGCTTGACCTCGGTGAGCCCCTTGCCGAGCGTGCGGATGATGCGCCATCCACCCAGATAGGTGCCCAGCGCGATGGTGAACGCGCACGCCACGATCACCCAGAACTCGGGATTGTGGTAGTCGCTGCCGGTCGGGTCGCCGGTCTGCCAACCCACGGTGATCAGCGCGAGGGTGATCACGCCCATGGTCTTCTGCGCATCGTTCGTGCCGTGCGCGAGAGCCACCATGGACGAAGTGAAGATCTGTCCCCAGCGGAAGCCCGAACGACCGTCGGGCTTGCCGTCGTAACGGCGAGTGACGCCATAGGCGACCTTGGTGGCCACGAAGGCGATGATCCCCGCCGTCAGCGGCGCGATCAGCGCCGGAAGCACGACCTTGGAGAGCACGACGCCGAAGTTGATGCCGGACACGCCGACGCCCACGAGCGTCGCGCCGATCAGGCCGCCGAACAGCGCGTGCGACGAACTGGACGGCAGGCCCAGCAACCAGGTCAGCATGTTCCAGGTGATCGCGCCGATCAGCCCGGCGAAGATCAGCTGCGGCAGCAGAGCATGGTCGATGTCGCCCTCGTTGACGATGCCGCCGGAGACCGTCCTGGCCACCTCAGTGGACAGGAAGGCGCCGACCAGGTTCAGACCGGCAGCGAGGAGCACCGCGGTCTTGGGCTTGAGCGCTCCCGTGGCGATCGGCGTCGCCATGGCGTTGGCCGTGTCATGGAAGCCGTTGGTGAAATCGAAGAAGAGTGCCAGCGCGATGACCAGCACGACGACGAGGGCTGCGGTTTCCACCGTTCTCTTTCGTTGGGACTGCCAGATGGGATGCCGGAGGTGTCCGGCGTGACGAACGAAGAGTTCACCGTGGGTTGAAGTTCCGTTTACGGGCCCGCCAGAATCCTCCCACCCTCCCCCGCCGCGGTCAACTCGCCCCGGTCGCCATGCCGGCCCGGTCGCGCTCCGATACCGTTGACCTGTGAGCGAACCCCGCATTCAGCCGCCCGTCGCCGACCGTCGCCCCGTCACGCGCAGCCACCACGGCGATGCCTTCGAGGATCCGTACGAATGGCTCCGCGCCAAAGACGATCCTGCGGTGCTCGCGCATCTCGAGGCCGAGAACGCCTATACCGAGGCGCGTACCGGGCACCTGTCCGTGCTGCGAGAGCAGGTGTTCCAGGAGGTGAAGTCCCGCGTGCGGGAGACCGACCTGTCTGTGCCGACCCGGCGCGGCGACTGGTGGTACTACGGGCGCACCGAGGAGGGGGCGCAGTACGGCATCCAGTGCCGCACCGCAGCAGCCGGCGACGACTGGACGCCACCGGTGCTCGAACCGGGCCTCCCCGTGGACGGTGAGCAGATCCTGCTCGACGGCAACGCCGAGGCGGAGGGTCATGAGTTCTTCTCAATGGGTGCGTTCGATCTTTCCGAGGACGGCAGCCGGATGCTGTGGTCGGTCGACCTCGAGGGATCCGAGCTCTACACCGTGCACGTGCGGGACCTGACCACGGGTGAGCGTCTGGCAGATGTCATCGAGAACACCGGTCAGGCGTTCCTCACGCCCGACGGCCTAGCGGTGATCTACACGACCCGCGACGAAGCCTGGCGTCCCGACACTCTCTGGCTGCACACGCTGGGCACCTCTGCCGCAGAGGACGTCGCCCTGTTCCACGAGCCGGACGAGCGCTTCTGGCTCGGTGCCGGCATCACCCGCAGCAGGAAGTACCTGGTGATCGGCCTGGGCTCGAAGATCACCAGCGAGGAGCTGCTCGTCGATCTCTCCGACCCGACTGCCCAGCCGACACCGGTCTGGCCGCGCCGCGACGGCGTGGAGTACTCCGTCGACCACGCGGTCGTCGACGGGGAGGACCGGCTGCTGATCCTGCACAATGACGGCGCGCTCGATTTCGAGCTGGTGTCGGTCGCGGCATCCGATCCGCAGGGCGAGCGGCGCGTGCTGCTGCCGCATGCCCCGGGGCGTCGCCTGCTGGATGTGGACTGCTTCCGTGACTTCGCCACCGTCGAGTACCGCGCTGAGGGCATGCCGCACGCTGCACTGCTGGACTACCGCAGCGGCGAACTCGACGTGGTGGAGTTCGACGAGCCGCTGTACGAGGCCTATTTCAGCGGCAACCCGGAATGGCACTCGCCGTTCCTCCGGATGGGGTACACGTCGTTCGTCACCCCGTCCACGGTGCTGGAGCTGGAGCTCGCCACGGGCAAGAAGCACGTGCGCAAGCAGATGCCGGTGCTCGGCGGCTACGATCCGGCCGATTACGGTCAGCAGCGCGTCTGGGCGAGCGCTCCCGATGGAGCACGGGTGCCGATCTCGCTGGTGTGGAAGCGCTCCTTCGGCGAGCCGGGTGCTGCGGTGCGCCCTGTGCACCTGTACGGCTACGGCTCCTACGAGCACTCCATCGACCCAGGCTTCTCCACCATGCGCCTGTCCATGCTGGATCGCGGCGTGATCTTCGCGGTCGCGCATGTTCGTGGCGGTGGCGAGATGGGCCGGCAGTGGTACGAGGACGGCAAGGAGCTGCGCAAGCGCAACACCTTCACCGACTTCGTCGCCTGCGCACAGCACCTGGTCGACACCGGTGTGACCGACCCGCAGCACATGGTCGCCGAGGGCGGTAGCGCCGGCGGTCTGCTGATGGGCGCGGTGGCCAACCTGGCGCCGGAGTTGTTCGGCGGCATACTGGCCGGCGTGCCGTTCGTCGACGCGCTGACCTCGATCCTCGACCCGTCGCTGCCGCTGACGGTCGTCGAATGGGACGAGTGGGGCGACCCGCTGCACGACGCCGAGGTGTACGCGTACATGAAGGGCTACACGCCGTACGAGAACGTGCGCGACGACATCGCGTACCCACCCATCCTGGCGATGACCTCGCTGAACGACACCCGGGTGCTGTACGTGGAGCCGGCCAAGTGGGTGTCGGCGCTGCGTCACGCCGGCGCGAAGGATGTGCTGCTGAAGTGCGAGATGTCCGCCGGGCACGGCGGGGTCAGCGGACGCTACAACGCCTGGCGAGACCGGGCCTTCGAGATCGCCTGGATGCTCGATGTGCTGGGCCTTGCCGGCGATCAGCCGAACAGCGCCGCAGCCTCCTCATAGCGCGCCAGCGGCACGGTGTTGAGCTCGCCGAGCGCCTCGGCGAACGGTACCCGGACGATGTCGGTGCCGCGCATGGCGACCATCTGGCCCCAGGCGCCGTCGACGAGTGCGTCGGCGGCGTTCAGCCCCAGGCGCGTCGCCAGCACGCGGTCGAAGCCCGAGGAGACCCGCCGCGCTGGATGTGCCCGAGCACGGTCGAGCGCGTCTCGATCCCCGTGATGCGCTCGATCTCGGGCGCCAGCACCTCGCTGATGCCGCCCAGTCGCGGCCGGTTGAACGCATCCAGCCCCTTGTCGCTGTACGCCTCGTCCATCCCGGTGAGCGTGAAGCCCTCGGAGACCACGACCAGCGGCGCGCGACCGCGGTCGAAGGCGCGGGTGACGAGCGCGCAGATCTCGTCGATGGACATCGGCACCTCGGGGATGCAGATCACGTGCGCCCCGGCGGCCATGCCGGCATGCAGTGCGATCCAGCCCACGTGCCGCCCCATGACCTCTGCGACCATGCAACGCTGGTGC
Above is a window of Microbacterium suwonense DNA encoding:
- a CDS encoding YceI family protein, coding for MSIEIPGYRPGTWTLDPAHSEVTFSVRHMMISKVRGSFGVKEATLIAPENPLEAKVEAKVDVASVDTNDEGRDAHLRSADFFDVENHPTMEFVSTGTRVEDGDFFVDGDLTIRGITKPVSFELDFGGFGTDPYGNYKAGASAKTVINREDFGLTWNAALETGGVLVGKDITIGLDLQGALQV
- a CDS encoding FKBP-type peptidyl-prolyl cis-trans isomerase — encoded protein: MTDRTKPEFDAPTGPAPAELVIRDIIVGDGDEAKPGDTVTVHYAGVEYDTGEEFDSSWSRGETIQFPLRGLIQGWQEGIPGMKVGGRRELTIPPHLAYGSAGAGHFLSGKTLIFIIDLVAVG
- a CDS encoding PrsW family intramembrane metalloprotease, with protein sequence MPALPMPVRRGRGVSIWVFGVLGFAMLALIAYFAVFLGTGASAVGLVLALVPLGIVLFGVHLIDRWEPEPKSLVIFAVAWGGVAAAGMALLFDLLLNVAVGRPDGIFTAVVQAPIVEEVAKGLGVFLILVIGRRAFDGPVDGIVYGALVGAGFAFTENIQYFGVSLITGGAGDLTLTFILRGLVSPFAHAMFTALTGFAIGLAARRGAGASGALGAGALGLLGAVLLHAFWNGSSLLGDFIVLYLTTQIPLFLGFIFVIVALRRAEARLTRRRLGDYADAGWFTAEEVVMLATPAGRKAGMQWAAGLRGDRRALMRSFIRDATALAAVRQRAITGHDAYAAADEQALLARTRATRAQLLAY
- a CDS encoding fumarylacetoacetate hydrolase family protein, with amino-acid sequence MRFAHLSARDSESPLLAVIDGAEAILVSDLLSPGPKTLQELILGGDEMLERLRVALADGAAPRHPLDGFAFDSAVIDPPAILAVGLNYSAHSSELGLKTDKAPTVFTLWPNSLIGHEQTISWPRSLSESVDYEAELGVIIGKPAKDVSEEDALSTVWGYTVVNDVTARDIQFAEAQWSRCKSFDGFTPTGPVVVTADEIPDPQALHIWTVVDGHTVQDATTGQMVRTVATLIAHLSTSVTLLPGTLISTGSPGGAGYSRDPQIFLRDRSTVTVGIDGIGELTAHCRILD
- a CDS encoding aspartate ammonia-lyase translates to MAADAPAPTRTETDSIGSLQIPTDAYYGVHTLRAEQNFPITKRAIAVYPDLIRGLAMVKQASARANKEIGVLDAERADLIDAAAQRVIDGEFHDQFIVGVIQGGAGTSTNMNANEVITNIALEMAGHEKGDYAFLSPIDHTNRSQSTNDVYPTAVKIGLSLNLLSLLDELDLLRKSFLGKAGEFHDVLKVGRTQLQDAVPMTLGQEFHGFATTLGEDHKRLTENASLLTEINMGATAIGTGITTHAGYAPTVLRHLREISGLDLSTATDLVEATSDTGAFMSFSSSLKRNAIKLSKICNDLRLLSSGPQAGLGEINLPAMQAGSSIMPGKVNPVIPEAVNQVAFAVAGSDVTVTMAVEAGQLQLNAFEPVIAHSIFQSITWMRQAMWTLRVNCVDGITANRERLGAMVGASVGVVTALTPFIGYAASAALAKTALLTNRNIADLVVEAGLMSREEVMKQISPARLSGLETVTSAIPVIAAEDLPQS
- a CDS encoding phosphodiesterase, producing MIDMPVFGRHPQASHTIIHLSDPHFLADGAMHAGGSDSEGNLKRTLEAVRRVHPHPDAIVVTGDLADLGEPDAYRRLRAILEPVAADLGSPIVWVAGNHDERPELRVELLGAAATQEPVTGVWDLNGLRLIALDTSVPGWHHGDLDGEQLDWLAGVLADPAPHGTLLAMHHPPLPAHLPLFDILELRHQDELAQAIRGTDVRGILAGHLHYSCSGMFADVPVSVASSTCYTMNLARPAVEVNGMDAAQAFQLVHVRPDVITHTVVPVADAPTGDYFDEEWVRRMAALSPQERLEAFSRKPSRPRA
- a CDS encoding peptidase; the protein is MSLEIDWQAFLSVFAAALVGAAVIVLFYALGLRMLVRAGRIPVVTPAEFTDAITVLSEKEIKRAEKQAAKAARKNPLTEGQRQLAFVAAIACFAVCAVAVAGGILMIVIGH
- a CDS encoding inorganic phosphate transporter; the encoded protein is METAALVVVLVIALALFFDFTNGFHDTANAMATPIATGALKPKTAVLLAAGLNLVGAFLSTEVARTVSGGIVNEGDIDHALLPQLIFAGLIGAITWNMLTWLLGLPSSSSHALFGGLIGATLVGVGVSGINFGVVLSKVVLPALIAPLTAGIIAFVATKVAYGVTRRYDGKPDGRSGFRWGQIFTSSMVALAHGTNDAQKTMGVITLALITVGWQTGDPTGSDYHNPEFWVIVACAFTIALGTYLGGWRIIRTLGKGLTEVKPAQGFAAESSTAATILASSAFGFALSTTQVASGSVIGSGLGRRGSVVRWRTAGRIAVGWLLTLPAAGAVGAVAALIVVWLHGWGVAVDAVIALAVIVGLFLRSRKNAVNASNAMSDVAESGHVVDLPEVPGPTRRTTRMELMRALERAERKADEAEKAARKAKKLKKAGGTPSEIKAARKAAERAAKKFAEAEKAAQEWETLSASRRARAKLAEWDIAIDDEEEVR
- a CDS encoding S9 family peptidase, which encodes MSEPRIQPPVADRRPVTRSHHGDAFEDPYEWLRAKDDPAVLAHLEAENAYTEARTGHLSVLREQVFQEVKSRVRETDLSVPTRRGDWWYYGRTEEGAQYGIQCRTAAAGDDWTPPVLEPGLPVDGEQILLDGNAEAEGHEFFSMGAFDLSEDGSRMLWSVDLEGSELYTVHVRDLTTGERLADVIENTGQAFLTPDGLAVIYTTRDEAWRPDTLWLHTLGTSAAEDVALFHEPDERFWLGAGITRSRKYLVIGLGSKITSEELLVDLSDPTAQPTPVWPRRDGVEYSVDHAVVDGEDRLLILHNDGALDFELVSVAASDPQGERRVLLPHAPGRRLLDVDCFRDFATVEYRAEGMPHAALLDYRSGELDVVEFDEPLYEAYFSGNPEWHSPFLRMGYTSFVTPSTVLELELATGKKHVRKQMPVLGGYDPADYGQQRVWASAPDGARVPISLVWKRSFGEPGAAVRPVHLYGYGSYEHSIDPGFSTMRLSMLDRGVIFAVAHVRGGGEMGRQWYEDGKELRKRNTFTDFVACAQHLVDTGVTDPQHMVAEGGSAGGLLMGAVANLAPELFGGILAGVPFVDALTSILDPSLPLTVVEWDEWGDPLHDAEVYAYMKGYTPYENVRDDIAYPPILAMTSLNDTRVLYVEPAKWVSALRHAGAKDVLLKCEMSAGHGGVSGRYNAWRDRAFEIAWMLDVLGLAGDQPNSAAASS